The genomic window tctcttccacccATCCTCCCGATCGACCCGTCTTTGCCCCTCACGCCACCCATGCACCCCCTAGCCCCCCATCCCCCACGCCGCCAATGCCATCCTCAATCACGCACCCCCACCCCCCACAGCCCTCACCTCTTTCCCGCCCATGCCACCCCCCGCCGGCCTCCAAAACCCATCCTCTTCCTCTCCGCCCTCCGTCTACCCCCAACCccctttccaaaaaaaaaaaaaaatcatcagttGAGTCGGCGATTCCTAAAATTGTCAGTGCAACCGGTAATTTCACTTCCAATTATGTCAGCGCAAAGGTGGCTGTGAAATCGTCGATTGAATCGATGATTTTGAAGTGGACGgtagttttaaaaataatttagggGAGGGatagttttaaaaataaaaaataaaaaaatatataaaaaaaatgtcCCCGTCTCGCATGCAGCTGTCACACGTATATAATTAGATGGATAAACGACAAAGGAGTTCTTGCAAATTGGTGGGACTTGAATTGGACAGCTTGAATTAAATTCTTGGACTAACTCGCCTCCTCAGATTAATCTAAGAAGAAATGTACCAATTTAGATGTAATATTGCTAAACCAAATGCTGCAATGGGGAAGTCCCTTTTTTGGCAGTTGCTGTTACATGCATCACAGAAGGTCGAGTTAAATTGAGTTGGAGCAGATCAAATTAGAGTAATAACATATATAATCTGATAAACACGCAAATTTACCAAATATTATGTTGAAACTCATTGATATACTTGCCAGCAATTTGATTTCCATGACTCAAGCAAACTTTTTCTTCACCCATTTTCACTCCACTTGGTGATGAATTCATTCAAATGAAAAGAGAATCGATCAGTAGAACAAttaattttaacaaaaaaataattgCCTTTGATAACCTTTGCTCAAAAATCATGGCTCAAGCAAATACTTATTGACCTAATTACACTGGCCCAAGATTCAATCAATgtgtttaaaatcaaaattaaccaTTCTTAAAAATGATTTATATCATCGTATATTACAATTTAATTTTGTGTCAGGTGGTGGATTTAGGGAGAAGGATGTAGGATGAAATCAATAAATAGGACAAAAATGATCCCATTTATCATTACCGAGTGATTGCAATTGCAAATGTCAAAGGAAATGATGCATATTATGCGATTTGTCGTGCCATCATCATTTTCaagtctattgcaagcacaatacatttttgaattaaattggtccaaaaaaaaaaacatagaaaacaaaaggaaaaaccacCATTTGGCTTGCCGTATTCCATGTAAGTGTACATGGTTGCACCGTCTGCAGTATATTCTGTGGAAATGTGCGTGGTGATTCCATTTGATACGTTGTGAAATCCTCGCCGAAATGGACGGGACCAACCGGACCTAGCCCGACAGGCTACTACCCTTGATCTAACTGAATCGCATTTCCACTGTTCCGCCGGAACCGATTTGGAAACAAGAATAACGAACCCTCTCCAGTCTCCACCCTCCCGGTTGTTGGGAATCCAACAGCACGAGGCCCTCCGTCGGCCCCCCAACCTAACACCCCGTATATAAATCCATTTACGACGTACTAGTCACCGTCCGATCAATGAGTCCCACTATTACCAACCGTCGATCCAACGGTCCGGGCAGCGGACACGCACAACCTCACGACCCTTCCGTAAACCCATTAGTTCGGGACTCCACGTGACCGCGTCTTCTCCCGCTCCCCGCAAAACCCATGTAATGCTATACGACGTCGTTCAGGGCACCAACAGACTTCTATGCCATGTGGCTCGAGATGACTCTACTGATTTTGGGAAGCCACCAGTCATCTCACGGCATGTGGCAGATTCACAGGTTTGGTAACATGTTTGGGCTTTAAGTACTTTTCCAGGTGACTAGCTAAATATTCCATTCCCCGAAGAAAGCTATAAAGAGTAGCGGCGCTCCTTTCCCTCGTTTCTTTCCTCTGAAACCCCTCTCTACTCTGTTGAATCGAGAAGCTGATCAAAACCCTAACGGAACCCTAATTTTTCTCAGCGATGCCGGGAGGTCAGATGCTGATCGAGGAGCCCGTGCGGCTAGCCTCGGTCCTTGCACCGTCGAAGGAGGTAAGATCTTTTCGCCTCTCTGCTTTGCAATTCGGATTTTGATGCGCTGGTTCTATCGTTctccgcttttttttttttaatatatattctctcttctttttgatgcctattctttctttttgatagCGATTTGTTGGTGAATGTCATAATTTGGGGTTTTTGTGTTTTTGTTGTCGATCTGCGCATATTTGTATGGATTGGTTGGATTCTTTGTAGAGTGgggttttttcttgctctgaatTCACCTTGTCTTGAACTTCTTCGGTTTGATATCAACGCTATGGTGTTTTTCTTGGTAAATTAACTTTTTTGGTCGAGTTCTTGATTGGATTCCGTGCGATATCAATTTTCTCCAGTTGCTTTTTGGTGGATTCTTTCTTCTATCCGGTGTCCTctttgttctttttttctttttaataatgATTTGATTACTGAATatcttgttttcttctttttttttattttttttttattttttttattttttgcttccGATTTGGGTTATGTATGCTATGATCGATTGGATTCTTTGGAAAGCTGTGCTCATTCCCGATGTTTGCTCACCCTGTTTTGATATTGTTTCATTCCGTGCCAATGCCATGATAAATTAGCTTTCTTGATCAAGTTCTCGATTAGATTCTGTGATACCATTAAAGTAGGGTCTCCATTTTACCTTTTCTTTTGTCATGGTATTGAGTATCTTCTTCTTGATCATCATTTCTCTGTTCTAGGGGGAATGATAGGAAGACAAACCAAAACATAAAGATATAACCTATATTATGCTTAATGGAGAGAAAAATTAATTCCATTTTATATTCCTATCTTCATTTTACTTAGCGATTTATGAGTTCTGCTTATACAACTTTTTATTTTTGGTAACTGAATGAGCATCTCTCATATACATATTGTAGATATTCTTGTGGTGTATATGCATACATAGTATGGTCTCATGCCCATGAATGATGTCTAGAATATAATCTATTGTACGTGTATGTTGCTCCCAGTTCCTAATTTTCATAATATCTTGATGTCTAATTATTAGCTtcatttttccctttttctttgctGGGTCGACTACTTATCATTGTAGTTAAATACAATATCCACAGTTGTATTTAACAAATTTTCTCATGGCCATTATTGCAAATGTCTTAGGTGGGCAATGATATGAGTTTTTGGATTTGTAGATCATGTACAAGAGGATTCAAAGTCACAGCTACATGTGTCTATACTTATGTATTCATACATGTTTCACTTGCAGAAGAGTTATAAAAATGTTCTGTTTTGCTCCACCTGTTAATTTTAGAAGAGTTTTAGGATAGTTGGCAATGGAAAAGAATCAAAACATCTGCATGTCTTTAACGTCTGCTCAGGAAGTCGAGCAACATTGACCTCCAAGCTTTTCTTTTTCCCTACTAGAGATATTTGAGGGTGTGAAATGTGAATATATTTTTGTGGAAGTTTAACAAAATTTAAAAGAATGATGACAGGTGAAGTAGTGATTAATTGGAAAATGCACTCTGCTTTCATTGGTAACTGCTAGTAACTAATTGTCTTCAAACTTGCAGAAATACTTTCCTTCACTGACTAAAATTGTTGGAACACTGGGCCCAAAGTCACGTTCTGTTGAAACAATTGAGGCATGCCTGGTAGCTGGGATGTCAGGTTTGTCCTCTGGTTGCTTGTACATCCACTTTTAAGAGCTCTCATTTATTTTGCTTTAGTGACTAATGTTTGTGTATGTTGTGTCATGCAGTTGCACGCTTTGATTTCTCCTGGTTAAATGCCGAATATCACCAGGAGACTCTTGAGAATTTGAGGACAGCTGTGAATAATGTCAAGAAGCTATGTGCTGTAAGTTGGATAGTTTACAATATTTCTTTTCCTTCCTAATCTTAAGATATGAATCTTTTAATAAGATAAGAATGCATGCATCATGCATTAGTGGGAACAGGAGGAAATAAGTGAAGGTTATTTCGTCATCAAATTCACCATTCTTTGGTACTTTTTAACTGAACCTATTTTAAGAAAAAGTAAGGAGCTAAGTGAATGTCCATGTTTCCTTTTTTGAGAAGCTTGTTTTATTAGGTtcgtataaaaaatttataaaattttgatagcaggCGTTTAAATTACAGATGTTTCTTTCTTCCTAATTCTTTGAAATGCATCTATTAGGCAATGATGAACTATTTACTTGGGCTGCAACTGGGTGGCTTGGTCGGGTTGAGGCAGACCCTAACCCAACCCAACCTATATATCTCTCTATCCTAATGTAACCTAACCCAGTCTTGGATTAAGATTTCTCAGACCCAACCCAATCTAACCACCTTTTAAACTAAATTCAGGTTGGGTCAGGCTAGTTGGGTTGAGCTGGGTTAGGCCATGTTAATGGGGTTAAATAAGAAACATCAATTGGGTTAAATAAGAAATGCTAAAGGTTTGGGATGCTTTTGTTGGTTTGAGGTCCCAATATTCATCAATTGAAATGACAGAGTTACAAGGTTAAGGAAATATATAACCCATATGAAACATAAATATGAACTGAAAACACATGTGAATTATGTGTGTCTGGTGTGTGTGTTTTTGGTTGGGTCGAGTCAAGTCTGGTTGGGTTTGGGTTTGGGTTGGGTTGGTGGCCAAACCTAACCCAGCCTGACCAAAAGCTGGATTGGGATTTTGAGCCTAAGCCAACCCAAATTTATAAAACCTTAACTGAACCCTACCTAATGAGTGGGTTGATTAGGTGGGTCTGGGTTGAGCCCAACATGTGTTGCACCTCTAGTCTTTAGATGCATGTCCAATTACAATCTTGTCTGTTTGACTTGATGTTCTTCTGACTTGGAATTTGAGCTGGAAAGATAGATTTCTTGTAAGCATACATCAATGTACTATCGACACTATGCATGTCAAGGTTGATGGATCAGATCTAGAATTTGAATGGCCCATCATGTGATTAATAGTTTGATGGCTTTATTGCACATGTATATTATTTGGACCTGTAGACATGCATCAATTTAAGTGCCAGTTGACACAACATGGATAGGATGGCATACCATGCCAGTGCCTTGTTGAAATATGGCAGTGTCTCAGTGTCTCTAATGGCAGCATGTTGCTTGGTACACTGCCATGCCGGTGGCGCCAAGCCCTGGCACGGCAAGGCATGTATCATGTAAGTACTGATCTGACACCCCGGAAGAACTATTTTGTAAGTTTAGTTTGTAATCTTGCTCGCCTCAATCTTATAATTACTTTGGCAACTAGCGAGAAATaatatatctatttttaaatctGGAATGCATTTTGCACAAATATGGTGTCATATGTTCTTCAACATTGTAGTTATATATATGTGGTGCACCACTAGTTAGTTAAATTTGGAAAAAAGAGCTCTGAATGAACAGTCTTCTGTAATGATTGGAAATCATTTCCTTCAGCATCTCATAAACTATAATCTCAGGTGATGCTTGATACTGTGGGTCCAGAGCTTCAAGTTTGCAATACTTCTGGGAATCCAATTGAGTTGAATGCTGATAATCATGTTATTATAACTCCGGATCTTTCTAAAGTTCCTTCAGCGGAGGTCTTACCCATTAACTATACTGATCTTGCCAAGGTAAACATCGCAACCTTCATTCTAGAACATACAACAGTGGTGGCATATTTATGTTTGTGGGAGAGATATAGAAATTTCATAGTTTGCAACTATGCTTTCATCTTACTTTGgatatccttcaaatatattacatcTCTATGTATGTAAATACGTACATGTTTATGTCCATATCTACGTTTCTGTGCCTGTGATCATGTGGTGTTTTGATGTGTATCATGGGCTCTTCTAATGATTCCATATGTAGCATACTTTTAGTACTTGTtccatgatgcatgtatataagGTGGATCAACAATATCTTGTTGATGACTAGAGTGCAGATAAACAAGTTTTAGGACATGATACTTCTAGTACACTAACCTGGTTATCTGTAAAGACTCTGCTCTTAGATGGTACAAGAGAATCAAAGCCTCAAGTGTGATTCCTGATTGTAGATGGGTAAATTTTTTTGGTTCAGAATCACTTAAAAGTAGAGGGAGGTTTGTGTTTTAACATTTCTCTTCTTCCCTACCCTGGTCCTATTCAATAATGGTCCTCATATTTTTTCCTTTACTACCATATCTTAGTTCTGTTTCAAATGTTTAGCTTGTATCTTCACATGCTTGTGATAAATCACATTATCCCCTTTTTATTTCACTTCTTGCTGTCATTCTCCAAACTTTGATGCTACTCATTGCTTTTTGCTAACTCATGTGATTTAGGTTTAGTGGAAGATACACACATCTTAACTTGAAATTTATTTAATGCATCCTAGCAGCCcacataaaatcaaaaatcatacTTGAGTCCTACCTTAAGTTTAAAGTTTATTTTAGCACATGTTAGAATCCTACTTAAGTTTAAAGTTCATTTTTGCATCAGAAATAAGTTTTAGATCCATGTTTTTTCTCATTTAGTTAATGCATTTGCTAGCATCAGTGATCCCATTTTCTTGCATTTGTTAACCTGCCATGGAAGCTTACAACAAGTGCTGgcaagatgttgatcttgatggcATCCTATGTGGTGGGACAGGATTTGTGAAGTGCACCTGAATGTCTGAGATGAAATCTGTTAGTTGTTATATGTTTTCTAGAATAATTGGTCTAGCCTCGGGTTATTGTTTTTTTAATTGTAAAGGGTTTTGTTTGTTACTTTTTGGAATTTGGGATGTCTTTTCAATTTATAAAAAGGGTAGCTAACCAGTACCATGTAGAGAAGAACTATGCTATCATTATTCTGACAAAAATAGAGGACGATCTATGATTCCTGAATCTTCATTATTTCTTATTATGGTCTTTTTTGCTTGACTTGGGATTGTAGGCAGTTAAAAAGGGCGACACAATTTTTGTTGGGCAGTATCTTTTCACAGGAAGTGAAACAACATCAGTATGGCTTGAGGTGAAGATTTTAATCTGCACTTCTTTGTTATATGTTGAAGGTTTTACGTCCTTGATATCGTGTCAAGCTTATATATTATGCAAAAATCTTTTATCTGCAGGTTTTGGAGACAATTGATCAAGATGTAAAATGTCTTGTCAAGAATAGTGCTACACTTGCTGGCTCCATTTTTAGTATGCATGCATCGCAAGTGCAAATCAATTTACCCACTCTGACTAGTGCTGATAAGCAAGTAATTTCTTATTACTCTTTCTGATGTGATTGCATGATTACTGGACATTACTTTCTAAAGACAATAAATAATGTCCTAAACTTGCATACAATGCATTAGAGGGCTATCTAGATGTTGGTCTAATTGTTGTAGTTTCGCATTGGGATTTAGAATATTGTTCATGTAGCTTATTCCAGTAACTAATTATATAGACTGAGGATTATAATCTAATAGtgctaaatttattttcttctaaaTATATGATAGTTTCATGTGATACTTGCCTTTGATATGTTCTTATCCCATCCTGTGAACTACTCAACCAGTGAGATTGTAGAACAAATTCATTTAAACAGCCCATTGTTGAAATATCCCTTTCTGAATTTTGAGCTGATAATTAGCACGTGGAATCCCTGTTTTAGTGGAAGTTTATGACCATTATATTAAATAGTGGTGCCAATATAGAGAAATTTGTAGTCTGATAAGTTCCTGATGAGAATGTACTTTGAAGTTTAAATGGTCCATATTTGGAATTAAAGGCCACATGACCATGTTGTGGGCCCCAAATGAGCAGATTTTCTATTGTTTGCTGGGGCTTAGCAACAGGAGCCTCAGTATTTGCATGGTCATATCATTGTTTCTGACTATAATTGCTCATCGAGTCTAGTGACACTACACTATTTTAGCAGGGCCATCCAAGACATTTACTATATCAACTCATCATATTGCTGAAATTTATAGATTGTGATTGCGTCATACTTTAGTGTGGGATCTCAATTCTGATCTAAAGTGGTTGATTTCTTCTTTGTATTCAATGTATTAAGAAAATTAATGAGTTTTCATATCATTTTGATGATGATTAATTTTGTTTTCTTGATATTTTTCacaatatttttttgtttaagttcCATGTTAAATTTTATTTCCTTGGTCTGTGATCCTGTTAGGTTATTTCAACTTGGGGGTTGCATAACAATGTTGATCTCGTTTCTCTTTCATACACCCGCCATGCAGAGGATGTACGGGAGGTgagttctttttattttttttcaattgatatGCCCGTATACtgagtttttttttattattttaatagagAATACTTCTAGTGGTTTTCTGGTAATAAATCTTGGGTGGAactatatgatcaataaaaactaTATTAGTTAAATTTATCTTGCTTACATCTTTTTCTTATATTAGAAGTCTGAATATCCTCTTACTGTAAATAATCATGAACATTATTAGAATATTGATAATATATGtgaaacttattccttttttttcttttctccaaaATATTTGCCTTCATTACATACTTTAATGGGATATAAGTTCCTATCAATTTGGATCAGCCCAGACTATATAAGCAAGACATTTATGCAACTTTCAGGTGTACCCAGAAGAAAGTCAGATTTTAGGATCATCAAAAGTTGGCCAGTCAGCCTCTTGCTAGAATTACTGGGGTGATGCAGAGAATAGCTGTATCCAAGTGTTTACATGGAAATAATGTTTCAGATTTTACTTTGAAGCAAGCCAACTATCAGCTGTAATTATCTAAAACTAACTTTTATACTATTCTGCTGAGTCACTATTGGAGAACATGCTAAGATGCCACTAGCTTTGCCTCCATAGGGGTCTAAATGTCACTGGTGGTTATTGGGCCATCACCGTGCACGCTCCAAGTATAACTCATCCACCAGGCATTAGTCACCCCACAAAATTTTCGTCAATGGTAATTTCTAAGCAACTTTCTGGCGAGGTGATAGACTTTTCGTACATTCCTTGCTTTTGACAAGCAATGATGCCTACGTGCCATGAAAAGAGACAATCGAACTTTTGGCTAATATGATCTCCATGTTGAAGTTGATAGTTCGAGATTTTTAGATTGTTCTGATTGGGCTTTTGATAGTTCCCTTTTCTTTTAGATCCACATCTCTATAATTTTATACCTCCAGGCAACCGAAAGTGCTTCCTAATGCATCATTTACCAAAATATGTGGGAGACATGCATGTCCTTGTACAAGTTGTAGCAGTTTTTTCTTGGGTTTTTGTACAAGTTGAGTAGTTTTTAGTTTTGTCCATGATTCTCAATTTTGAAGGTCTGAAGATGCTCTTCATCATACAAATACTAAGGATCTGTTTAGATCATTGAAGTCATGAATTTTATATCCAGTCCTTCTTCAATATCCTCTTTAGGAATGAACATTTATATAAAACAAGTTGTGCATGGTTGCTTACCACATGAAAGCTATATTGCTTATCACATGAAAGTCATATTTTATTTGCTATATGCAGCTTAGAGCATTCCTCAAAACTCAAAATCTTCTTGAAACTCAGATTTATGCCAAAGTTGAAAATATAGAGGTGAGAGCACTCGTTTAACTTGTTTACTTTGTTAtctcagcttttttttttttttttttttttttgatttttatggcTACATCCTACTTATAAAATACTATTTTTTAGGGTTTGGAGCATTTTGATGAGATTCTACAAGAAGCAGATGGCATCATTCTTTCTCGAGGAAATTTGGGAATAGACCTTCCTCCAGAAAAGGTTAGAGTTGCTTCctatacccttttttttttttgcaaatctCCCTATACCTATTCAAAGTACAGATTTTAGATATATTTGTTACTCATTGTAGTTTCATGTTATTTCTTGGATGCCATCATCACTATAAGCATTTTATCTATTTCACTGTGTATATAATTGAAAAGTGCAGGCATCATATTATGTACAATTCTTTTGTGGTGGTGGAGCTATTGGTGTTTCGTTTGGGTTTTTATTTCACTTCAGTCAACTGGGAATGTAATTTTACAGTTCTTTCATGGCATTAGTTGCAATTATTCTTGGTCAACCTAGATGAGATTTTAAGTATCATGTGTGTACTCTATGCAGTACCAAACATTTATCTTTTACCATGTCAAACCACATAAGTTACTAAGGCACATCTACTTTAACAAATGCATGCATAAGGTTTAATTTTGCTTGTTCTCTGATGATGTTGTCCGACTAATGCATGTCTGTATTGGGGGATTTGCAATGCTGCAGGTGTTTTATTTTCAGAAATCTGCAATTAGTAAATGCAACATGGCTGGAAAACCTGCCATAATCACAAGAGTTGTGGACAGTATGACTGACAATTTGCGTCCAACTCGTGCAGAGGCAACTGATGTGGCAAATGCTGTCCTGGATGGTCTGTAACTGGTTAGGTTgttgaaacataatttattagTTCTATCCTTGGCTTCATGGAAATGACTTTCCTGAATCTGCAGGAACTGATGGTATTTTGTTAGGAGCTGAGACACTTCGTGGCCTCTACCCTGTTGATACAATAAGGACAGTTGGTAAAATATGTTCTGAAGTAAGGCTCTCCACTCATCTGTGTGAGAACTTAAGAATGATATTACAGATCTCAATATGATCGTTACTTCTCGTTACTGAGCAAAAAAAGATATTTATCTCCCAAGTATTTGCAGAATATAGTGACCAACTCTTCTgatttataggcagagggtgcttATAATCAATCTCTTCAATTTAAAAGAATAGTACAACATGCTGGGGA from Elaeis guineensis isolate ETL-2024a chromosome 9, EG11, whole genome shotgun sequence includes these protein-coding regions:
- the LOC105051730 gene encoding pyruvate kinase 1, cytosolic isoform X1: MPGGQMLIEEPVRLASVLAPSKEKYFPSLTKIVGTLGPKSRSVETIEACLVAGMSVARFDFSWLNAEYHQETLENLRTAVNNVKKLCAVMLDTVGPELQVCNTSGNPIELNADNHVIITPDLSKVPSAEVLPINYTDLAKAVKKGDTIFVGQYLFTGSETTSVWLEVLETIDQDVKCLVKNSATLAGSIFSMHASQVQINLPTLTSADKQVISTWGLHNNVDLVSLSYTRHAEDVRELRAFLKTQNLLETQIYAKVENIEGLEHFDEILQEADGIILSRGNLGIDLPPEKRQLMWQMLSWMVCNWLGTDGILLGAETLRGLYPVDTIRTVGKICSEAEGAYNQSLQFKRIVQHAGEPMSHAESVASSAVRAAVKVKAAVIVVFTSSGRAARLIAKYRPPMPVLAVMFPSQKTEPLNSSSFGLHRYEKI
- the LOC105051730 gene encoding pyruvate kinase 1, cytosolic isoform X2 — its product is MPGGQMLIEEPVRLASVLAPSKEKYFPSLTKIVGTLGPKSRSVETIEACLVAGMSVARFDFSWLNAEYHQETLENLRTAVNNVKKLCAVMLDTVGPELQVCNTSGNPIELNADNHVIITPDLSKVPSAEVLPINYTDLAKAVKKGDTIFVGQYLFTGSETTSVWLEVLETIDQDVKCLVKNSATLAGSIFSMHASQVQINLPTLTSADKQVISTWGLHNNVDLVSLSYTRHAEDVRELRAFLKTQNLLETQIYAKVENIEGLEHFDEILQEADGIILSRGNLGIDLPPEKVFYFQKSAISKCNMAGKPAIITRVVDSMTDNLRPTRAEATDVANAVLDGTDGILLGAETLRGLYPVDTIRTVGKICSEAEGAYNQSLQFKRIVQHAGEPMSHAESVASSAVRAAVKVKAAVIVVFTSSGRAARLIAKYRPPMPVLAVMFPSQKTEPLNSSSFGLHSILNSCVQARQSLAVRGIYPILANPSSAGAVSPDEESGLKLALNYGRSVGIIKPYDRAVVFQKISDSAVVKIIEYEDS